A portion of the Mesobacillus sp. AQ2 genome contains these proteins:
- a CDS encoding CpsB/CapC family capsule biosynthesis tyrosine phosphatase yields the protein MIDLHCHILAGIDDGAQSMEDSIEMARAAVREGIDTIIATPHHKNGRYVNTKRAIIQKTNELNEVLQAEKIPLKILPGQEPAIHGELMSGITLGEVSTLNNSKYIFIELPAGHVPRYTDKLLYDLQMEGKIPIIVHPERNQEIIERPDILYQLVKKGAFSQITASSICGIFGKKIKGFSEQLIEANLAHFIASDAHNTNKRAFHMAHAYDQIDTHYGVDMVYFFKENAELLVQDHHVYKEVPQRVKKKKFLGLF from the coding sequence ATGATAGATTTACATTGTCATATATTAGCAGGAATAGACGATGGTGCGCAATCCATGGAAGACAGCATCGAAATGGCACGTGCTGCGGTCCGGGAAGGAATCGACACAATCATTGCTACCCCTCATCATAAAAATGGACGCTACGTAAATACAAAACGGGCAATCATCCAAAAGACGAATGAACTAAATGAAGTCTTGCAAGCGGAGAAGATCCCTTTGAAAATCCTTCCCGGCCAGGAACCGGCCATTCATGGAGAACTGATGAGTGGAATTACGCTTGGGGAAGTCAGCACGCTGAACAATTCGAAATACATATTCATCGAGCTGCCTGCTGGCCATGTGCCGAGATATACCGATAAGCTATTGTACGATTTGCAGATGGAAGGGAAAATTCCAATCATTGTTCATCCGGAACGGAACCAGGAAATCATCGAGCGCCCGGACATTCTTTATCAGTTGGTCAAAAAAGGCGCATTTTCACAGATTACTGCGTCAAGTATTTGCGGAATTTTCGGAAAAAAAATCAAAGGATTTTCAGAACAGCTAATCGAGGCCAACCTGGCTCATTTTATCGCCTCCGATGCACACAACACAAATAAACGTGCCTTTCATATGGCACACGCCTACGATCAGATTGATACCCATTACGGTGTTGATATGGTGTATTTCTTTAAAGAAAATGCGGAGCTGCTAGTTCAAGATCACCATGTATACAAAGAAGTGCCGCAGCGAGTCAAAAAGAAAAAATTCCTTGGACTCTTCTAA
- a CDS encoding Wzz/FepE/Etk N-terminal domain-containing protein, producing MEETISLKDLFETLKKRLLLILAITLTAVMVSGIVSFFFLTPIYQASTQILVNKSNSDQVNYNPAELQTSLQLINTYMVIIKSPAILDKVIDEMDLDITSAQLSEKITVGSEKDSQVMNISVQDEDANRAAALANKIAEVFKEENIMKVDNISILANAQVTDGQSPIKPQPVLNIAIALVVGLMAGIGLAFLLEYLDNTVKNEQDVEKNLELPILGVISVIEDAKMEEMKRRRTDRKTRSRGESFGS from the coding sequence ATGGAAGAGACTATTAGTTTAAAAGATTTATTTGAAACACTGAAGAAACGTTTACTCCTAATCCTGGCAATTACATTAACTGCAGTTATGGTAAGTGGTATTGTCAGTTTTTTCTTTTTGACGCCAATCTACCAGGCATCGACACAAATTCTTGTTAATAAGTCGAATTCTGATCAGGTAAATTATAACCCAGCTGAACTTCAGACAAGCCTTCAGTTGATCAACACCTATATGGTCATCATTAAAAGTCCGGCTATCCTGGATAAAGTGATTGACGAAATGGATTTGGATATAACCTCGGCGCAACTGAGCGAAAAAATCACTGTTGGCAGCGAAAAAGATTCACAGGTAATGAATATTTCCGTGCAAGATGAGGATGCGAACCGTGCAGCAGCTCTTGCGAACAAGATTGCGGAAGTGTTTAAAGAAGAAAACATCATGAAGGTAGACAATATCAGCATCCTGGCAAATGCACAGGTGACGGATGGCCAATCTCCAATCAAGCCACAGCCTGTTTTAAATATTGCAATCGCACTGGTTGTCGGCCTAATGGCAGGGATTGGGCTTGCTTTCTTGCTGGAGTATCTGGATAACACAGTTAAAAATGAGCAGGATGTCGAAAAGAATCTGGAGCTTCCTATTCTGGGAGTGATTTCAGTCATTGAAGATGCAAAAATGGAAGAAATGAAGAGAAGACGTACAGATAGAAAAACAAGATCAAGAGGTGAGTCTTTTGGCTCTTAA
- a CDS encoding CpsD/CapB family tyrosine-protein kinase has product MALKKNRKKAASDSKRKLITFFDPKSPISEQYRTIRTNIEFSSVDEEIQAIMVTSAGPTEGKSTTAANLAVVFAQQEKQVLLVDADLRKPTVHYTFNLTNTFGMTSVLSKQMQLVEAVDESDIENLSILTSGPIPPNPAELLGSKAMDLFLREAREHFDIIIFDTPPVMAVTDAQVIANKCDGSILVVYSGKTDMEEAAKAKEMLRNAKSKLLGAVLNHKKLQKSDYYYYYGNK; this is encoded by the coding sequence TTGGCTCTTAAAAAAAATAGAAAAAAGGCTGCGTCCGATTCGAAAAGGAAGCTTATTACGTTTTTTGATCCTAAATCACCAATATCCGAGCAGTACCGGACAATCAGGACAAATATTGAATTTTCCTCCGTGGATGAAGAGATCCAGGCAATCATGGTAACATCCGCTGGACCAACGGAAGGGAAGTCAACAACTGCGGCAAACCTGGCTGTTGTATTTGCGCAGCAGGAGAAGCAGGTACTGTTGGTGGATGCAGACCTAAGGAAACCTACCGTTCATTATACATTCAATTTAACCAATACTTTTGGGATGACATCTGTATTATCGAAGCAAATGCAGCTGGTCGAGGCAGTGGATGAATCGGACATTGAAAACCTTAGTATTCTTACAAGCGGGCCAATTCCGCCCAATCCTGCAGAGTTGCTTGGGTCAAAAGCTATGGACCTATTCTTAAGAGAAGCAAGGGAGCATTTTGATATCATTATCTTTGATACACCACCTGTAATGGCAGTGACGGATGCCCAGGTAATTGCGAATAAATGTGATGGTTCCATTTTGGTTGTATACAGCGGAAAGACGGATATGGAAGAAGCAGCAAAAGCAAAGGAAATGCTGAGAAATGCTAAAAGTAAGCTGTTGGGGGCGGTCCTTAACCATAAGAAGCTGCAAAAATCAGATTACTATTACTATTATGGAAATAAATAA